DNA sequence from the Raineyella sp. LH-20 genome:
CGTCACGGCCTGGGGGCGTCGTCATGGCTCGGGGGCGTCGTCATGGCTCGGGGGCGTCGTCATGGCTCGGAGGCGTCGTCATGGCTCGGAGGCGTCGTCATGGCTCGGAGGCGTCGTCATGGCCCGGGTGCCATCGTCCGGGGACATAGTCATCGCCTAGAGGCGTACGTCATCGCCTGAGGACACCCGGGGCACCGAACCGACGACACAGCCTGCGGATCCGCACCCCGGGTGCTCCCGGCGCACTACACCGGGAAGCCACGACCCGGCCGCCACGTCGAGGCACTGTTCCTGGGAGCACAACCGGGGGCATGAGGAACCGCCGCCCGGGCACCGAGGTCAGCGGAGCACTGCAGGAAGAATGTCGATGGCCATCCAAGCGATGAGGGGCCACAGCCGGGGGCGGAGGAGCGTGGCACGGACCTCGGGGGCACTGAAGCCACCCGTACGCCGACGATTCTCAGCATCCCCGATGTTCGCCACGTTCCCCGACCGCATTTGCCCGTATTGGATCGGTGAAGATGGCGAGCGTCGGCCTTCGTGAGAATCGTCGGTCGACCTGAGGAAGGTCGGGGACCCGCAGGTCAACACGCGCCCCGACCGTGGCCACGAGTCACCGCCGCCGCGACAGACCACCTCCACCCCCGCCCGACCGAGGCGCGTCGAGCCGACGACCCCGGCACAGTGCCGCAGACCCACCTCCCCCGCCCGACCGAGGCGCGTCAAGCCGACGACCCCCGGCACAGTGCCGCAGACCCACCTCCCCGCCCGACAGAACCACCTCGAGCCGACCATCCCCGGCACAGTGCCGCAGACCCACCTCCGCGCCCGACGGAGCGCCATCAAGCCGCAGAGTCGCCGCTTGTCCACCGAGTCCGGTACAGTGTGATCGGCTTGTGATCTCCACAGCCCCATGTCCACGCCGTACGCAGGGCCCGGTCGCTTCGGGAGTCCTCGGTCCTCGGTAGTGGTCTTCGGGAAGCGCCTGCCGTCGCCGGACCATCCGGTGGTCAGGCAGCGGCGTACGCCCGCGGACCTCGATCGAAGACCGGTCTCCAGCCACGGACCGGCCGTGTGCCCTGCGGCGCACACGAAAGGAGTCCCCATGGAGGGACCCACCGTCCATTTCGCCGAAGCCATCATCGACAACGGCTCCTACGGCAAGCATGTCGTCCGCTTCGAGGCGGGCGCCCTCGCCCAGCAGGCCGACGGCTCCGCTGCCGTCTACCTCGACGGCGACACCATGCTGCTGTCGGCCACCAGCGCCGCGAAGCACCCGCGGGAGGGCTTCGACTTCTTCCCGCTGACCGTCGACGTCGAGGAGCGGATGTACGCCGCGGGCAAGATCCCCGGCTCGTTCTTCCGTCGTGAGGGTCGCCCCGGCACGTCCGCCATCCTGACCGCCCGGCTGATCGACCGCCCGCTGCGCCCGTCCTTCGTCAAGGGCCTGCGCAACGAGGTCCAGGTGATCATCACCGTCCTGGCGCTCAACCCCAACGTCCGCTACGACGTCGTGGCGATCAACGCCGCCTCGATGTCCACCCAGATCGCCGGCCTGCCGTTCTCCGGCCCGATCGGTGGCGTTCGCGTCGCCCTGATCGGCGACCAGTGGGTCTGCTTCCCGACCGTGGAGCAGGACGCCGAGTCCACCTTCGAGATGGTCGTCGCCGGCCGGGTGCTGCCCGACGGTGACGTCGCCGTGATGATGGTCGAGGCCGGTGGCGGTGAGCACATGGTCGACCTGATCAAGGCCGGCAAGAAGGCCCCGACCGAGCAGGTCGTGGCCGAGGGCCTGGAGGCCGCCAAGCCGTTCATCAAGGTCCTCTGCGATGCGCAGGCCCGGCTGGCCGCCGAGATGCCGAAGGAGCAGCGGGAGTTCCCGGTCTTCGCCGACTACCGCGACGAGGTGTACGCGGCCGTCGAGGCGCTCGTCGCCGACGAGATGCGCGAGGTGATGGCGATCCCGGCCAAGCTGGAGCGCCAGGACCGCGAGGACGCGCTCAAGGCGAAGGCCATCGCCACCGTCGGCGAGACCTTCCCCGAGGCCGAGGCCGAGATCAAGGCCGCGTTCAAGTCGGTGCAGAAGAAGATCGTCCGGCACCGTACGCTCACCGAGGGTGTCCGGATCGACGGCCGCGGCGTGCGCGACATCCGCGCCCTGTCGGCCGATGTCGAGATCATCCCCCGGGTGCACGGTTCGGCGCTCTTCCAGCGCGGCGAGACCCAGATCCTGGGCGTCACCACGCTGAACATGCTCGAGATGGAGCAGAAGATCGACACGCTGGCGCCGGAGAACACCAAGCGCTACATGCACCACTACAACTTCCCGCCGTACTCCACCGGTGAGACCGGCCGGGTCGGCTCCCCGAAGCGGCGCGAGATCGGCCACGGTGCACTCGCCGAGCGTGCCCTGGTGCCGGTCATCCCGAGCAAGGAGGAGTTCCCGTACGCCATCCGTCAGGTCTCCGAGGCGCTGGGCTCCAACGGCTCCACCTCGATGGGCTCGGTCTGCGCCTCCACCCTCTCGCTGCTGAACGCCGGCGTGCCGCTGCGCGCCTCGGTGGCCGGCATCGCCATGGGCCTGATGAGCGAGGAGATCGAGGGCGAGACGAAGTACATCGCGCTGACCGACATCCTCGGCGCCGAGGACGCCCTGGGCGACATGGACTTCAAGGTCGCCGGCACCCGTGACTTCGTCACCGCGCTGCAGCTCGACACCAAGCTCAACGGCATCCCGTCGGAGGAGCTCGCCAAGGCGCTGCTGCAGGCCCGTGAGGCCCGGATGGTGCTGCTCGACGTGATGGGCGAGGCCATCGGCGAGCCGGACGAGATGAGCCCGTACGCTCCGCGGATCATCACCATGCACGTGCCGGTCGACAAGATCGGTGAGGTCATCGGCCCGAAGGGCAAGGTGATCAACCAGATGCAGGAGGACTCCGGCGCCAACATCTCGATCGAGGACGACGGCACCATCTACATCGGTGCGACCACCGGCGAGGCCGCCGACGCCGCCCGTTCGATGATCAACGCGATCGCCAACCCGACGATGCCGGAGGTCGGCGAGCGCTACCTCGGCACCGTGGTCAAGGTCGTCAACTTCGGCGCCTTCGTGTCCCTGCTCCCCGGCAAGGACGGCCTGCTGCACGTCACCAAGCTGCGTGAGCTCAACGGCGGCAAGCGGGTCGAGAACGTCGAGGACGTCGTCAAGGTCGGTCAGAAGATCCAGGTCGAGGTCACCGAGGTCGACGACCGCGGCAAGCTGTCCCTCGCCCCGGTGGTCGAGGCCAAGCCGGAGGCCGCCGAGGCCGACCCGGCCGACGACGACGTGGTCGAGGGCACCGACGAGGGCGACGGTGCGGCCGAGCAGCCGAAGTCCGACCGCGCCCCGCGGCGCCGTCGGCGCACCCACCGCAAGCCGGCCGAGTCCGGCGAGTCCGAGGACACCGGTTCCGAGGACTGATCCAGGCCTGTGGTCCGAGCGTCGCCCCTCCGTCTCCGTACGTGAGGGGCGGCGCCCGTTCCGGAGCCTTTTCCCCTGCCCGTCCCTGACGTGGGTGGGCGGCCATCCGCTTCCCGGCCGCTCGTATCATCGAAGGAAGGCCCCCTGGTGGGGCCCGCTCCCCTGCCCCGCTCCCCTGTCCCGGAGGTTCACCATCACCCGTCCCCTGCTGTCGGCCGACGACCTGGCCGGCGATCTGCGCCGTACGACCCTGCCGGGCGGCCTGCGCGTCGTCTCCGAACGCTTGTCTCACACCGCCGCGTTCAACCTCGGCTTCTTCGTCGGTGTCGGGTCGCGGCGCGAATCGCTGGCCCTGCACGGTGCCTCGCACATGCTCGAGCACGTGCTGTTCAAGGGCACCCCGCGGCTGAGTGCCGAGGAGATCTCCGCCTCCATCGAGGGCGTCGGCGGCGACCTCAACGCGTACACCTCCAAGGAGCACACCTGCTTCTACGCCCGGCTGCTCGCCGAGGACGCCGACCGAGCCGTCAGCGTGATGTCGGACATGCTCGCGCATTCGCTGATCGAGCCCGAGCACTTCTCCTCGGAACGTACGGTCGTCCTGGAAGAGATCGCGATGGGCAACGACGATCCCGGCGACGTCGCCCACGACCTGTCGGCCCGCCGGCTGTACGGGCCCAGCGGCCTGGCCAAGCCGGTGATCGGGTCGGTCGAGAGCATCCGGGCGATGGACCGCGACGCCGTGGTGGAGTATTGGCTGGCCCAGTACCGCGCCGACGACATCGTGGTGAGCGCCTCCGGGGCGGTCGACCACGACCGGCTGCTGGAACAGCTCGCCCCACTCGACCAGGCATTGGCGCGTCGGCAGGCGCCGAAGACGGCGACCGAGGCGGAGGCGGCCGCGGTCGCCGAGCCGGGGATCGTCGTGCAGACGCGTGACTTCGAACAGCTCGAGGCGGTGATGTCCTGGCCGGGGCTCGCCCTGCTCGATCCGCGTCGGGCCGCGCTGGACGTGCTGGTCACGGTGCTGGGCGGCGGGATGTCGGCGCGGCTGTTCGTCGAGGTGCGCGAGAAGCGCGGACTCACCTACAGCATCGACGCCAGCGAACTCGCCTACACCGACGCCGGGCAGGTCAGCATCGAGTGGGCCTGCGCTCCTGAACGGCTCCAGCAGATCGTCGACGTCGTCCGCTCCGTCCTCGACGACGTGCTGACCCACGGCATCACCGGCACCGAACTCGCCCAGGCGAAGGGACAGATCCGCGGCCAGACGCTCCTCGGCCTGGAGTCCCCCTCGGCGCATATGTCCCGCAACGGACGTACGGTGCTCCAGGACGACCCACGCACGGTCGGGGAGATCCTTGCCGCCGTCGAGGCGGTCACCCTCGAGGACGTGCATGCCTTGGCCCGGGATACCTTCAGCTCGGAGCCGACCCTGGCTGTGGTCGGGCCGTGGGATGAGGATCGTACGATCTCGGTGGGCTGAGCCGCTCCGGGGTCCGTCGGGTGCCGTGAGTTGGGGTGCGAGTGCAACTCCCGGTTGTCGACACAATCCGGTGACGCGCAGCATCAAAGTGACTCCGTTGCATTATTGCATGGACAACCGGCGACTGCCTGGGGCACGAGAGCGACCGCGGCAGCCATTTCGTCCACTCGTAACGTCGCCAAGTAGTTTTTTTGAGACTTTTCCAGCGTGAGAGTCGGGGCCATCGTGAGCGAATTTCTGTGGGTTATCGGCGGCCTTGCCGTGGTCGTGATCGTTGATCGACTTGCGCTCCGCGCCGAGGCCCGAGGCTGGATCTACTGGCGGCGAGCACGTGGTCGTGCGATCGCCAACGCCGCAATGGGTGGACTGACGGAGGCCCTCCAACCAAGCCAGATTCACTACGTACAAGAAATGAAGCAGGATCGGAAGACGTCCGCCGCTCGCGGACAGGGACCAGAAATCGAGGACGCGCCGTCGCAGGTCCCCGGGGCGGCCATCGAAACGCCGCAGGTGATGATGGACGCCAGCATGGTCACGACGGGCGCTTGGGCGGACGGTCCTCGCGTAGCCATCCATCGCGATCATGGCGCGGACGCGTGATGAGTGAGCTGCCAAAGCGCACAGCGCAGCCTCTACAGCGAGACTCCCGCACGCCGCTGCCGACCCTACAGCCGACCTAGGGCTGCCCGGGGGCTGTCTAGGTCAGATTCGCCCGCGCATCCTCCACCATGCCGGAGAAATTACGCCGACTGACGGGGTCGGCGATCAGGGCGGTCAGGATCACCACCGCCCAGCCGGCGGCGCGGTCCCAGATCGCCGGGTCGTACGTGCCGGTGGCGTCGGCGACCTCCCGGAAACGGGCGAAGCCCTCGGCGTCGAAGCTGAGCCGTCCGGTGGCGAGGTCGACGGCCGGATCGCCGGCGGACACGTCGCCGAAGTCGATCAGCCCGACCAGCCACCCGTCCCGCTGGATGATGTTGCGGGCGTGGGTGTCGCCATGGATCCACAGCGGTGGCCCGGGCCACTCCGGTGCTCCGAGCGCCCGATCCCAGTGCTCCCGCAGTGCTGCGGTGTCGGCGGCACCCAGATAGCGCAGAACGGCGGGCCAGCGATCGGCCACCGGCGCAGCCCGGGATGCCAGCGGCACGCTGCGATACGGATTGTGCGGGGCCTGGCGTGGCGCCGGACGGTGCAGGGCCGCTAGGGCATAGCCCAGCGGAGCGGCGATCGGGCGCCGGTCCGGCAGCGGGACAGTGGACAGGTCGGTGCCCTTGATCCACGGCACGATGGTCCAGCGCCGGGGGAAGACCAGACTGGGCTCGCCGCAGAACACCGGGATCGGGACCGCGAGGCCGAGCTTCTGCAGCGGTGCCGCGGCGGTCTCGACCCAGGCGATCTCGTGCTCGACGAGCCGGGCGGCGAGGTGACTCAACGGGAGGCGTACGACGTGACTGTCGCCCACGGCGAACATCACGTTGTCCCAGCCGTGCCCCACCAGGGTCACCGGCGCGCCGGCCAGGTGGGACAGGTCGTCGGGAAGCTGGGAGGCCAACAGGCGGCGCACCAGCCTCGCGTCGATCAGCGGGGAGTCCGGCACAGGTCAGATCCCCAGCAGTCCTTCGATGCCCTCGGTCAGCCCGGGCCGGGAGCCGACGGCGCGGACCGCCGCCAGCACGCCGGTCATGTACGAGGTGCGGGCCATCGAGTCCTCGCGGATCGTGAGCGTCTCCCCCGGGTTGCCGAGCAACACCTCCTGGTGGGCGAACAGGCCCCGCTGGCGGACGCTGTGCACGTGGACCCCATCGACGACCGCGCCGCGCGCCCCGTCCAGCTGGGTGGCGGTCGCGTCCGGCGACGGCCCGACCCCGGCGGCGGCCCGGGCCGCGGCGATCCGGCGGGCGGTGGTCACCGCGGTGCCCGACGGCGCGTCGACCTTGTCCGGGTGGTGCAGCTCGATCACCTCGACGCTCTCGTAGAACTTCGACGCCTCAGCGGCGAACTTCATCATCAGCAGCGCGCCGATGG
Encoded proteins:
- a CDS encoding pitrilysin family protein; this encodes MGGHPLPGRSYHRRKAPWWGPLPCPAPLSRRFTITRPLLSADDLAGDLRRTTLPGGLRVVSERLSHTAAFNLGFFVGVGSRRESLALHGASHMLEHVLFKGTPRLSAEEISASIEGVGGDLNAYTSKEHTCFYARLLAEDADRAVSVMSDMLAHSLIEPEHFSSERTVVLEEIAMGNDDPGDVAHDLSARRLYGPSGLAKPVIGSVESIRAMDRDAVVEYWLAQYRADDIVVSASGAVDHDRLLEQLAPLDQALARRQAPKTATEAEAAAVAEPGIVVQTRDFEQLEAVMSWPGLALLDPRRAALDVLVTVLGGGMSARLFVEVREKRGLTYSIDASELAYTDAGQVSIEWACAPERLQQIVDVVRSVLDDVLTHGITGTELAQAKGQIRGQTLLGLESPSAHMSRNGRTVLQDDPRTVGEILAAVEAVTLEDVHALARDTFSSEPTLAVVGPWDEDRTISVG
- a CDS encoding aminoglycoside phosphotransferase family protein, with product MPDSPLIDARLVRRLLASQLPDDLSHLAGAPVTLVGHGWDNVMFAVGDSHVVRLPLSHLAARLVEHEIAWVETAAAPLQKLGLAVPIPVFCGEPSLVFPRRWTIVPWIKGTDLSTVPLPDRRPIAAPLGYALAALHRPAPRQAPHNPYRSVPLASRAAPVADRWPAVLRYLGAADTAALREHWDRALGAPEWPGPPLWIHGDTHARNIIQRDGWLVGLIDFGDVSAGDPAVDLATGRLSFDAEGFARFREVADATGTYDPAIWDRAAGWAVVILTALIADPVSRRNFSGMVEDARANLT
- the dapB gene encoding 4-hydroxy-tetrahydrodipicolinate reductase, producing MTTVAVFGANGRMGREVVAAVEAAPDLVLGATVDHGDDRAAVADADVVVDFTVPDVVMGNLEWAIAHGVHCVVGTTGFTPERLDTVRGWLAARPGTNAIIASNFSIGALLMMKFAAEASKFYESVEVIELHHPDKVDAPSGTAVTTARRIAAARAAAGVGPSPDATATQLDGARGAVVDGVHVHSVRQRGLFAHQEVLLGNPGETLTIREDSMARTSYMTGVLAAVRAVGSRPGLTEGIEGLLGI